One genomic region from Mytilus trossulus isolate FHL-02 chromosome 9, PNRI_Mtr1.1.1.hap1, whole genome shotgun sequence encodes:
- the LOC134685685 gene encoding uncharacterized protein LOC134685685, whose protein sequence is MDSNDVFEEEILQITDKDEDLLCGKVFAKNFRSKCFIKTKFHDCFIEKMTIARITSSQRQTLVGIEGIGKSSSAMYYVLSCRKKGDNGIHYVDLNVIEAIDKNLEKFTLFADNVTCNDCLVVDHVTLSNMPLVKKIADVTIYTQIILIESGFTACAHTTTGVDFGKDLQLDLDEFKKIWTGSLSVQTKGLSMFLEGHKGSSLFLEGHKVYHELKNQLIVTPKLLHSTLDDMMLHNLKTEAVLYSAKCRLREEIAVFNLDVKHSQEERFILDTKTLLELIKNHADGFTTTLFTLQEFKIAINIFDVQINVVTRQVLKENYRLFELELTEGDVYVVISQLQPSLHSFWNEKFPFNSKEVTSHTDNCSKDVLERIIFYGGMQKEFETAIVKFQAENNIVFVPDRDVFTDTDSVEKPGKCEIKQCIGIIKQRHGLQCLKPDQDKLMEYSDEMTNRYDKPVRNVHRTALFLKDEIKKNRDQTLLVYPSIMSIQNLVGFSYFLYTANTHLQCGIDEESGGSVPVKRKRSEGTLFLVRVSTGFSHTGLTMHNALKVFRNTLKEVSLHAVVLIATKSSGPYTLTGNCSFKHLSIVNIGHQHYMKYLKLCLMVEDYSVIHAILTSSDEVRNERIFSLVQKITRNGN, encoded by the coding sequence ATGGACTCCAATGATGTGTTTGAAGAGGAAATTCTGCAGATAACAGATAAAGATGAAGACCTCCTTTGTGGCAAAGTATTTGCCAAGAATTTTAGAAGCAAATGTTTTATCAAGACTAAATTTCATGATTGCTTTATAGAAAAAATGACAATAGCCAGAATAACAAGCAGTCAGAGGCAGACATTAGTAGGCATTGAAGGGATCGGAAAGTCTTCATCTGCAATGTACTATGTCCTTAGTTGTAGAAAAAAGGGGGACAATGGCATTCACTATGTTGACTTGAATGTAATTGAAGCAATCGATAAAAACCTAGAAAAATTTACGCTTTTTGCAGACAATGTGACTTGTAATGATTGTTTAGTAGTAGATCATGTGACATTATCTAATATGCCATTAGTGAAGAAAATTGCAGACGTCACTATATATACACAAATCATATTAATTGAGTCCGGTTTTACTGCTTGTGCACATACAACAACTGGTGTTGACTTTGGTAAAGATCTTCAACTAGATTTAGATGAGTTTAAGAAGATATGGACTGGATCTCTTTCAGTACAAACTAAAggattatcaatgtttcttgaAGGTCATAAAGGTTCATCCTTATTTCTTGAAGGTCACAAGGTTTATCATGAATTGAAAAACCAATTAATTGTAACACCCAAACTATTGCATAGTACTTTAGATGATATGATGTTGCACAATTTAAAAACTGAAGCCGTCCTTTACTCTGCAAAATGTAGATTACGGGAAGAGATAGCTGTTTTTAACCTTGATGTTAAACATTCTCAGGAGGAAAGATTCATATTAGATACAAAAACCCTCCTGGAGTTAATTAAGAATCATGCTGATGGGTTTACCACCACACTTTTTACTTTACAAGAATTCAAGATAGCaattaatatttttgatgtCCAAATTAATGTGGTAACCAGGCAAGTTCTGAAGGAAAACTATAGATTATTTGAGCTTGAGCTTACAGAGGGTGATGTTTATGTAGTTATAAGTCAATTGCAACCCTCTCTTCATTCATTTTGGAATGAAAAGTTCCCTTTTAATTCCAAAGAAGTGACAAGTCATACTGACAACTGTTCAAAAGATGTTCTTGAAAGGATAATTTTTTATGGAGGTATGCAAAAAGAATTTGAGACAGCGATTGTTAAATTTCAAGCAGAAAATAACATAGTGTTCGTTCCTGATAGAGATGTCTTCACAGATACAGACAGTGTTGAAAAACCTGGTAAATGTGAGATTAAGCAGTGTATAGGGATTATAAAGCAGAGACATGGTTTACAATGTTTGAAACCTGATCAAGATAAATTGATGGAATATTCTGATGAAATGACCAATAGGTATGATAAACCTGTAAGGAATGTGCACAGAACAGCTCTTTTCCTgaaagatgaaataaaaaaaaatagagatcAAACATTACTTGTTTATCCCTCTATCATGTCTATTCAGAATCTGGTTGGCTTCAGTTATTTCTTGTATACTGCAAATACTCATTTACAATGTGGCATTGACGAGGAATCCGGTGGCAGTGTTCCGGTAAAAAGAAAACGGAGTGAAGGAACTTTGTTTTTGGTTCGAGTCTCAACAGGATTCTCGCACACGGGACTAACAATGCACAATGCCTTAAAAGTATTCAGAAACACCTTGAAAGAAGTATCTCTTCACGCAGTTGTCTTGATTGCTACAAAGAGTAGTGGTCCTTATACATTAACAGGGAACTGTAGTTTTAAGCATCTATCTATTGTCAACATAGGTCACcaacattatatgaaatatttaaagttgTGTCTTATGGTAGAGGATTATTCAGTTATCCATGCAATATTAACAAGCTCTGATGAAGTGAGGAATGAAAGAATCTTTTCACTTGTTCAAAAGATAACCAGGAATGGTAATTGA
- the LOC134684608 gene encoding histidine-rich glycoprotein-like — MHHLHAPDLVQTHTMHHLHAPDLVQAHTMHHLHAPDLVQAHTMHHLHAPDLVQAHTMHHPQAPDLVQAHTMHHPKAPDLVQAHVMHHPKAPDLVQAHTMHHPQAPDLVQTHTMHHLHAPDLVQAHAMHHPQAPDLVQAHIMHHPHAPDLVQAHTMHHPQAPDLVQAHTMHHLHAPDLVQAHTMHHLHAPDLVQAHTMHHPQAPDLVQAHTMHHLHAPDLVQAHTMHHPQAPDLVQAHTMHHLHAPDLVQAHAMYHPQAPDLVQAHTMQCSL, encoded by the coding sequence ATGCATCACCTACATGCCCCAGATTTGGTACAGACACATACCATGCATCACCTACATGcccctgatttggtacaggcacataccATGCATCACCTACATGcccctgatttggtacaggcacataccATGCATCACCTACATGcccctgatttggtacaggcacataccATGCATCACCCACAGGcccctgatttggtacaggcacataccATGCATCACCCTAAGGcccctgatttggtacaggcacatGTCATGCATCACCCAAAGGcccctgatttggtacaggcacataccATGCATCACCCACAGGCCcctgatttggtacagacaCATACCATGCATCACCTACATGcccctgatttggtacaggcacatGCCATGCATCACCCACAGGcccctgatttggtacaggcacataTCATGCATCACCCACATGcccctgatttggtacaggcacataccATGCATCACCCACAGGcccctgatttggtacaggcacataccATGCATCACCTACATGcccctgatttggtacaggcacataccATGCATCACCTACATGcccctgatttggtacaggcacataccATGCATCACCCACAGGcccctgatttggtacaggcacataccATGCATCACCTACATGcccctgatttggtacaggcacataccATGCATCACCCACAGGcccctgatttggtacaggcacataccATGCATCACCTACATGcccctgatttggtacaggcacatGCCATGTATCACCCACAGGCCCCCGATTTGGTACAGGCTCATACCATGCAGTGTAGCCTTTAA